GTTCCGGGGCGAGCCCGGCGCCGAGGGCACCCTGAAGGTCGCCGAGCCGAAGCGCGACAAGCTCGAGGTCTTCAACGAGGCCCTCAAGGACGCCTCCAAGCAGCCCAAGGGCGACGCGGTGACCAAGAAGACCTCCAAGAAGGCCGCCGAGGCCCCCAAGGCCGAGGAGCCCAAGGCCGAGGAGCCCGCCGAGGTTCCCGCGTCGGAGACCCCCGAGGGTGCCGCCGAGGAGGCGGAGGCCTCCGAGAAGGTCACCGCCGAGGACGCCGGCAAGAGCGAGGCCTGAGCGCATGCTCGCCGAGGCACTCGAGCACCTCGTGCGCGGCGTCGTCGCCCATCCGGACGACGTGAGCGTGCGTGACAAGCAGCTGCGTCGCGGCTCGATCCTGGAGGTCCGGGTCCACCCCGAGGACCTCGGCAAGGTGATCGGCCGCGGCGGACGGACGGCGACCGCGTTCCGTACCGTCGTCTCGGCCCTCGCCGGCCGTGGCGGCGCTCGGATCGACTTCGTGGACGTCGACCGACGTCGTTGAGTTGGGCCTCCGTACCCGTCGAGTGGGGCCTGCGTACCGCATCGGTCGGTACGCAGGCCCCACTCGCACGTTGCACGCGCCCATCTCGACGAGTTGGGTGGGGGCGTGACTGAGCACATCGAGGTCGTGGTCGGGCGGGTCGGCAAGCCCCACGGCATCCGGGGCGAGCTGACGGTCGACGTCCGCACCGACGAGCCCGACCGGAGGTTCGCCGTCGGGACCCGGCTCCGCGCCGCCCCGCCGCGCGG
This genomic interval from Nocardioides euryhalodurans contains the following:
- a CDS encoding RNA-binding protein is translated as MLAEALEHLVRGVVAHPDDVSVRDKQLRRGSILEVRVHPEDLGKVIGRGGRTATAFRTVVSALAGRGGARIDFVDVDRRR
- the rpsP gene encoding 30S ribosomal protein S16 gives rise to the protein MAVKIRLKRLGKIRVPQYRIVVVDSRKKRDGRVIEEIGKYHPKEDPSYIDVVSDRAQYWLGVGAQPSDAVAAILKITGDWQKFRGEPGAEGTLKVAEPKRDKLEVFNEALKDASKQPKGDAVTKKTSKKAAEAPKAEEPKAEEPAEVPASETPEGAAEEAEASEKVTAEDAGKSEA